From a region of the Thermomonas sp. HDW16 genome:
- a CDS encoding response regulator transcription factor: protein MQAGEIALTSVLVVEDDAAMQARSQRLLREVGGDDIRIDVAGDVATAREHAARGDYTLVLVDVQLPDGNGVDFIAWLREHAPQLPAVVLSSWAEEGTILSALRNGAIGYLLKNAEDIELAMHLRSLQRGGAPIDPVIARRILQLVPKAAPLLMSDAPRLSEREYEILGSVERGLSNREIAEATGLSRLTIETHTRNIYRKLAVRSRTEAVHAARERGLLQ, encoded by the coding sequence ATGCAAGCGGGCGAAATCGCGCTGACATCAGTGCTGGTAGTGGAAGACGACGCTGCGATGCAGGCGCGCTCGCAGCGCCTGCTGCGCGAAGTCGGCGGCGACGACATCCGCATCGATGTCGCCGGCGATGTGGCGACCGCGCGCGAGCATGCCGCCCGCGGCGACTACACCCTGGTCCTGGTCGATGTGCAACTGCCGGACGGCAACGGTGTCGACTTCATCGCCTGGCTGCGCGAGCATGCGCCGCAGCTGCCGGCAGTGGTGCTGTCGTCGTGGGCCGAGGAAGGCACCATCCTGTCCGCGCTGCGCAATGGCGCGATCGGCTACCTGCTGAAGAACGCCGAGGACATCGAACTGGCGATGCATCTGCGCAGCCTGCAGCGCGGCGGCGCGCCGATCGATCCGGTCATCGCGCGGCGCATCCTGCAGCTGGTGCCGAAGGCCGCACCACTCTTGATGTCCGATGCACCGCGGCTGTCCGAACGCGAATACGAGATCCTTGGCAGCGTCGAACGCGGCCTGAGCAACCGCGAGATCGCCGAGGCCACCGGCCTGTCGCGGCTGACCATCGAAACCCATACCCGCAACATCTACCGCAAGCTGGCGGTGCGCTCGCGTACCGAGGCCGTGCATGCCGCACGCGAACGCGGCCTGCTGCAATGA